ACTACTCTGACCTTCCCTTGCTATGAACAGAGAGTGTTAATTGTGTTCTGAGCTGAACATATGAAGACACCTTATACTGAATGAGACCAGTGGTCCACCTATGTTGGTACTGACTTGAGTCAAAGTGGCTGTCTGGCTGGGGCCTTTTCCAGCAGAGAGATTCttacctcagtggttcccaaactttttagcacagttctgagacccacttcttaaaatgacactctttcggGACCCACCTACTTTTATAAACAGCTCAGGCTGTTAAGTGATTGGGCAAACATGATTTGCCCAATCAACGCAATCCTTCTACCCCTTTGAGGAGAGGGAAGGATCAAGGATACTGGGTAAACTGTGAATCCATTTGTCCGGAGTCTAGACAATCACCCCATTCATAATGACAACATTTGCATGATGGTGGGAGCATATATTTGTAAGGCTGGGTCCTCTCCCCATTATGCAGAAGACTGGATGTCTGAACTTAGAAGATGGGACGTGAAATCAATTAATTCATACGCAATCTCTTGATCAATCCATGTAATCAAGtattaaaaatatacaaaatatataAATTAAACAGCTTTTTACAGAAGGCACATTTGTGGTTTGTTCAAGTCCAGGTATCCAAACATTCTCCTTGGCCTTTATCACAAGGCATAGGGCACTGCTGCTACAGACCCACGACTGTCGTGACAACTGAGGATCTCTTTCTTGGTCAGCCCAGTCTGCCTGTGGTACTGGCCTTCACGGATCGTCTTAAGACACTTTACGTTCTTGCCCAAGGTGATGCTTTTGATGGCAGGCAAATATTTCAACATACCCTTCGAAAAGGAAGTAGCCACACCTGTGCCGGACAGGTTAAGCTCTTGCAAGGAACTTAGGCTGTAAAAAACTTCAGTGCTGAAAGATTTAACGTTGGGGTTGTTGGATAAATCAAGTACTTGAAGAGCAGGCAGGTCTTGGAAGCTGTATGGAGAAACCTCCGAGAGTTCATGAATACCACTGAGTGACAGGTGGATCAAATCCTTCAGACCAGAGAACGCCCCCTTCTCAATGGTCAACAACGGGTTTCCATCAAGGTTCAAGTACTGAAGTGGGATTCCCTGGAGGTTTGGGACACTCTTTAACCTGTTTCCAGACAGATTTAAGTTCTGGATGTTCGGTATGGCTTTGTCCTGGTGCCTCGAAACCCTGTTTATTAAATTGTTCGAGAGATCAACGTTAATCGGCTTCCCTTGACCTGTTGACGCAAAGACATTCATAGAGATGTCCAAGATGAGGTTGCTGCTCAGGTCAATGTCCCCCAGGGGTGACCGGGAGAAGCATTCCTCTGGGAGGGCGACCAAAGAGTTATGACTCAGGTCCAAAGATTCAAGATAGCGTAGCCTGGAGAAGGTTGTGGAGGCAATCTTGGAGATTTTATTGTAGCTCAAGTCCAGGCTAACCAGTGTGGTATATCCAGGGCCAGTCAGCATTGACTCATTGATGGATTCCAGTTGGTTGGAGGATAAGTCTAGGTAGGTTGTGTCCAGGGGAATGGGTACAGGCACTATATGGGATCCAATCCCACCACAGTCCACTTTGGTTAAGCTGAAGCTGTCAAAGAGACCAAAGCTCTCCACTTCACAATGGCATCCTGGGAAGCAGGTCTTTAAAGTACTGAGGCTGGGAatgagtagcagcagcagcacgaaCCAAACTGAGAAAGGCATTGCTGGAACCTGTGcaacaaaaagcaaacagaaatacATCAGAAACAGTCACAACCAGAGAcagaggtattcaatctgtgcatcccgccttcctagtgaggcgtggctagcctccaggggcgtcgccaggcatctcgggagagaggtggccgcagttgctctgctctgctcagctgcaggtgctgcctcctgacttgctgcttttccgaggctgagaatgaggtgggtggggcagcgtgaggtgaggtgggtggggccatgtgaaacatggtggggggaggtgggagagaaggctggctgggcaggcagaggtgccgcatctcatcatggagctctctccatgtgcaacctcgccccagggactacattACCCAGTGTGCCTCTCGCCCTGGgaatcctgggattggtcaaggctggaggagagaagagtgcggaggtgctgcatctcatcagcacaggggcgctcctggcaggcttcaaactgggagggaagagtaagtacaggcagggcagcgctttcctctgctcctagtggggggggggcaaatgccccaggctgcaTCCCTCtgccttgcctgggggaacaggggtggcatctgcatgctgggtgtatgtgtgtgagcagcccccgtctactttggggtgagttgtaatcttgctgtatgtagctgcaatcctttccacactttcctgggagtaagccccattgactcaaatggggcttacttctgagtagacctacataggcttggggtctgtgtcagcttaacccaggatcttcacctttctcttcccccccttcaaaaaaggaaaaaagccactcttgatggctttgtttccaaaaattgattaaaaataaaaatccccattcctttttagccattcccctttttcctcctgcctccttttggggggggggggtgctctgttggctgctattgtaagacaaaaggcacaatcctatctaggtctactcagtagtaagtcctgttgtgttcaatggggcttactctcaggtaaatgtgcttaggattgcagccttagagtgctggcagccttgtttctcgtttataacaccttcatccccattttgggggtaactgagatgaggtgttgtaatggggagccgtggccaacgGCTACAAGGgtcaggggaggcgcaagccagaaaaggttgagaaccactggagtagtgGGTTGTGTGGATATGTGCTCTGTGAGCATGTCGCTCTCCTACGTGATTCGAAAGTGGGAACCCTTGTGACTGTGAAATTCTCCCCATCTAATTTCACCTTAGATTCCGGGATCCCAAATTACCTGATCTTGTTTTCAAAGCAGCACCAATACCACAATGCTTTGTCATTCTTCTGTTTTTTATTTCCATGTGCAGTTACACATTTCAATccatttatatatataattttcccTTATGGATTTCCTGTGCATACCAATGTACTTGCATCTGATTAAATCACAGCACATAAAGGAATCTTGATGGGATTGCATCAGGTGTCCTTTCTGTGCCGATTTCATCCATGTGCCATTTTGTGCATAAGGAATGTATATGAGAAAAAAAGGTATGAACCTAAAACCTAAAACCTAAAAAGGTATGAACCTAAAACCCACCAGTTCGgaaactgaagctgcaatcctatacatactttcctgggagtaagccccactgaacacagtggtatttacttctgagtcgatGCGCATAAGATTGTACTATAAGTGTAGAAACTTGAAGATAGTTAATCTATTAGGCAGGAAATATTTGCTGACATGACATCCCTGATGCTGAATGAAGAACCAGTGTGTCTACTGAAAGCTGCAACCAGGTTCTCTACAGTTTTTAATCATTTAGCAGATGCCATCTTCTCATACCTAAAAGCAGAGGAAAAAAGTCTAGGTATAGGTATAGAaacctgcttttttttaaaaaagttagatATACaaatcctcaagataaggcagccAACACATTCTATGGGCTGGTTCACAGGTGCACATTCTTCACTTGATGAGTGCagggcactttgcacatgctcaggaagCACTCAGAGGGTGGTGCCAAAGTATTTTGCAAATAAACAAGGTAATGACATTATTACCACTCACTACTGTGGCTTTCTGGATCTCATTACCCTACTGAAGCTGTAGCTGTATtcctagaaataaaaaaaaactgggcttcttgttttttttaatacaagtgGCAGCCTCCATTCCAGATTTGACTGAAGTGGGATTGTACTTCCTAACAACCTCACAATACCTATTTTTTCTCTCCAAGAGTTCAGGGAGATTGATTCTATCCCTAGAGCTGCCTTTAAATCCCATAACCTTTGCAGCTGGCCAACCTCAAATTGAAGCCATTGGAGTCGGTGTGAATTAACAGCAGTAGAAGGGTGACAATAGGATAAATTCCATAGCCTTAGGGGGAGCGAAAGATCATTAAGAGCTATTTTTAAACAGGCAAGAGAGTGAGAGAGGCCAGCCCAGTGGCAAATGAGAAAACTTCCAGTGATGTTACTTTAATAGTGTCACTTTGTCAGCGGCAGCAACCCTTTAAAGTGTTGCCATTCTCAAAAGCCGGCCTGCTGTTTGTCACATTTTAATGGACTCCTGGGTTTTTTCAGCACTGATTAATCTGTCCACCTGTGTTTAAGTCAGACTCCGCAGCTAGTTACAGACGGAATTGCCTCCGCTATTGTTTTTCAAAGGGggccatttaaaaagaaaattttttcaAGCAGGAGCAGCTTGCCCAGTTTCACAGAGGGGCTTTTCCAGAGGATCACATGAAAGTGACAGACTCCAACTGGATTTAATCAGTAATTTAAGAAAGGGAGAAAGCACTGTGaaatcacctttttttaaaagggagggaCTGTGTGGCCTGGAAGCTACATTCAGCCTGTAGAGGAATCTTTAACCCCACAATGCAGAGATGGCTGCAAATGTTCTGGTGCCCAAGGCAGAAAATCTACACAATGGCATGGGAGTGAAAATGTTATTATTTATATGATAATCTGTTACTGATCTAAATTACTGACTGAGCGCTCCAAAGCTTCTCCTGCACAGGAAAGGTAGGGCTCTGTGCAAtccctgtactttttacaggAAGGACTGGCCACAATGGAGCAACCCTGATCACTGCATGAAACCAATTTTTGCAAGTTTGTAACAACAACAAgaaccacacacacccctcactaAGGCATGTCCCTAGGTCAAAGATTCTGTTTCCATAGCAAAAGGAGCAGGCAAGTCCCTGCCTTTCCACAATGTAATGTGGGGCAAAGGCACTCCCCGTGGGTGACCATATGGGTCAAGGCACTGAATTGTGCCCCCTACCCTATCTGAAGGGGAAGAATAATGCAGAATCATGAGAGTCTCTAAGCAGACATCtaagcatcggtaaagcagctaccacgttttccagactcacaaagagagtctggtccaacaagaagctgacagaacataccaagatccaggtctacagagcttgcatcctgagtacacttctgtactgcagcgagtcatggactcttcgctcacaacaggagaggaaaatgaacgctttccacatgcgctgcctccgacgcatcctcggcatcacctggcaggacaaagttccaaacaacacagtcctggaacgtgctggaatccctagcatgtattcactgctgaaacagagacgcctgcgttggctcgggcatgttgtgagaatggatgatggccagatcccaaaggatctcctctatggagaactcgtgcaaggaaagtgccctacaggtagaccacagctgcgatacaaggacatctgcaagagggatctgaaggccttggggatggacctcaacaagtgggaaaccctggcctctgagcggcccgcttggaggcaggctgtgcagcatggcctttcccagtttgaagagacacttggccagcagtctgaggcaaagaggcaaagaagaaaggcccgtagccagggagacagaccagggacagactgcacttgctcccagtgtggaagggattgtcgctcccgaatcggccttttcagccacactagacgctgttccagaaccacctttcagagcgcgataccagagtctttcgagactgaaggttgccaataccactAAGCAGACAGGGGTCACATACAATGCCTGCATCACAGGTTATATTACAAGCATTACCATGCAAACAGGATTGTCCAATGTAGGAAAAGGATTTTTGCCATGGGCATTAATCAAGGGAGAAATCAGCTCCAGGACTCCCCTTACAGCAGGAACAGCTGTCTGCAGCATTCACGTTTTTTCAAAGAACCTTAGGCAAAGAGAAGCATTTGTttcagcaagaggcaaactgagaaatttgcctaaggaCCTTCGTTAAAGTACTCTAAGCCACTGTCTTTCAAAGAGTTGCATCAGAGACACTATATAGCTCAGGAcattaaggctaaaatcctagaCAGATTCACCTGAGAGTCAGTCCTACAGAACAGtatgtctacatcaggggtgtccaaactttttggcaggagggccacatcatctctctgacactgtgtcaggggcctgggaaaaaaagaatttacatttgaaatctgagtacatttgaataaatttacataaatgaaaatattagagatggaacttttattattgttattattgttattattataccccgcctttttccccaatgggcacacaaggcggcttacaatttaaaagtgcaacatgaaaatcaatcattaaaaacaatttacaataattaaaacatctaaaaacaaataaaccccgtggattttcatataaaaagcaagaagcaagaacgccagccagcctgtcaacaattaaaagctttttgaaataaaaaggtcttcagtccacgccgaaatgttagcaacgaggcagcagttctcagttctaaggggaaggtattccacagttctggggccaccaccgagaaggccctcttcctggccgccgcccctctcacatcacttagtggtggcacagtcagaagggcccccccccagatgatctaagagcatgggcaggattgtagggaaggaggtggtccctcaaataccccaaacttatatgagtgaatgaaggtcttgcaataattcaaggcctataaaaggccttgcacaaagcaaggctggcctttccgtcactgccgctgctgcatcacagacgtgaaatagcaagcagtggagggagccctcatcccacagctcacaggagaggttgaacagttggcctcacgctgagagcagttgcgttgggtcagcatgggcgccagcaagtctccagatggccagaggctcattggaaactgggggctccccgtgggccggactgggagtccttgagggccgcaagtgccccccaggccgggtttgggcacccctggtctacataaaTGAGCACCCTGATAGAGTGCATCTAAAGTAGGAATAAGAAGCAGATGAAGACACTCTAATGAAGGCCTGGGCAGTTGAATTGCTTGTTGCACAGTCTTACTGGGGCATGGCCCTGAGGGGTGTCATGCTGAGCTCTTGCACTTGGAAATTCACACCAATAGCTTTTGGCCTGGCCCCCACTTAAAATCACGCTCTCTGCTCAATGAATAATCTGAGCAGAGACCATGAGGCATAATGGCTGAGTGCTACAAACCAAGGAGTCCCCATCTGGGAGCAGGTTTGTGCCCAGGTAGCATTGGATGCATGCAAAGCGCACTGGCGAGTCAGTTGCACTAATGAATTGCACTCAGTCACTGGTTcacgcagtggtgtagctagaggggggggcaaagcactaaaagtgcagggagcctcactgcagtgtgcaagcagcccctccccctccccttcagagccattccaggcagtggaagcaaaatggaggcgcatgcctggctccaaaggggaggggccacctgcatgctgcagtgaggctccctgcaaaacttagtgctttgcaccccctctagcta
This portion of the Tiliqua scincoides isolate rTilSci1 chromosome 3, rTilSci1.hap2, whole genome shotgun sequence genome encodes:
- the TSKU gene encoding tsukushi isoform X2; its protein translation is MPFSVWFVLLLLLIPSLSTLKTCFPGCHCEVESFGLFDSFSLTKVDCGGIGSHIVPVPIPLDTTYLDLSSNQLESINESMLTGPGYTTLVSLDLSYNKISKIASTTFSRLRYLESLDLSHNSLVALPEECFSRSPLGDIDLSSNLILDISMNVFASTGQGKPINVDLSNNLINRVSRHQDKAIPNIQNLNLSGNRLKSVPNLQGIPLQYLNLDGNPLLTIEKGAFSGLKDLIHLSLSGIHELSEVSPYSFQDLPALQVLDLSNNPNVKSFSTEVFYSLSSLQELNLSGTGVATSFSKGMLKYLPAIKSITLGKNVKCLKTIREGQYHRQTGLTKKEILSCHDSRGSVAAVPYAL
- the TSKU gene encoding tsukushi isoform X1, giving the protein MAKVPAMPFSVWFVLLLLLIPSLSTLKTCFPGCHCEVESFGLFDSFSLTKVDCGGIGSHIVPVPIPLDTTYLDLSSNQLESINESMLTGPGYTTLVSLDLSYNKISKIASTTFSRLRYLESLDLSHNSLVALPEECFSRSPLGDIDLSSNLILDISMNVFASTGQGKPINVDLSNNLINRVSRHQDKAIPNIQNLNLSGNRLKSVPNLQGIPLQYLNLDGNPLLTIEKGAFSGLKDLIHLSLSGIHELSEVSPYSFQDLPALQVLDLSNNPNVKSFSTEVFYSLSSLQELNLSGTGVATSFSKGMLKYLPAIKSITLGKNVKCLKTIREGQYHRQTGLTKKEILSCHDSRGSVAAVPYAL